The proteins below come from a single Chitinophaga pinensis DSM 2588 genomic window:
- a CDS encoding Maf family protein, with product MYTGKRVILASQSPRRKQLLEQAGIPFEVKVVDTAETFPADMAIPDIPVHIARQKSVAVAALCADDDIVITADTVVVLDDTIIGKPKDREDAIRILLALSGRIHRVITGVVIKQQGEESAFSKETEVHFKPLTTEQITYYVDAYKPYDKAGAYAIQEWIGAVGIDRINGCFYNVMGLPVSNVVEMLTVIGKK from the coding sequence ATGTATACCGGAAAACGTGTGATTCTTGCTTCTCAGTCTCCCCGTAGAAAACAACTGCTGGAACAGGCGGGTATTCCTTTTGAAGTAAAAGTGGTGGATACAGCGGAAACTTTCCCTGCTGATATGGCGATTCCTGACATACCAGTGCATATTGCCCGGCAGAAATCTGTTGCTGTAGCCGCACTCTGTGCAGATGATGATATCGTTATCACCGCTGATACGGTTGTGGTACTGGACGATACCATTATTGGTAAACCGAAGGACAGGGAAGATGCGATCCGTATTCTGTTAGCCCTTAGCGGACGTATACATCGGGTGATCACAGGGGTGGTGATCAAACAGCAGGGTGAAGAATCTGCTTTCTCCAAAGAGACGGAAGTTCATTTCAAACCCCTGACGACTGAACAGATCACTTATTATGTAGATGCTTATAAGCCTTACGACAAAGCCGGCGCTTACGCGATCCAGGAATGGATCGGCGCAGTGGGTATTGACCGGATCAATGGCTGTTTTTATAATGTAATGGGATTGCCTGTAAGCAACGTTGTAGAAATGCTTACCGTGATCGGCAAAAAATAA
- a CDS encoding Rossmann-like and DUF2520 domain-containing protein — protein MLLKEPVHHNIYLTLHRMDIVIIGAGNVAHCFGHLLKLHGHQILQVISRSKEHAVELAESLHSTGTDDLLDINMDADVYIMAVSDSAIPELNDELRLGKRFVVHTAGAVPLDAIKKISTNTGVMYPLQSLRKEVRNYPAIPLLLEGANEEVMRRLRSVAQSVSPDIREVNSQQRLQLHLAAVLCNNFTNHLIARAKRYCEGAGLDFSLLQPIIKETFDRLEKFPPESVQTGPAMRKDENTMARHRGLIEDEEYLKLIYQVMSDSIYDFHNS, from the coding sequence TTGCTTTTAAAAGAACCGGTACACCATAATATATATTTAACCTTACACCGAATGGATATAGTTATTATTGGCGCAGGAAATGTGGCGCATTGCTTTGGTCATTTATTAAAACTGCACGGTCACCAGATATTACAGGTGATCAGTCGCAGTAAGGAACATGCCGTGGAGCTGGCAGAGTCTTTACACTCCACCGGCACCGACGACCTGCTGGACATTAATATGGATGCTGACGTGTATATTATGGCCGTAAGTGACTCGGCTATTCCGGAATTGAATGACGAATTAAGACTGGGTAAACGTTTTGTGGTACATACAGCAGGTGCAGTTCCGCTGGATGCAATTAAAAAAATCTCTACGAATACAGGAGTAATGTATCCTTTACAATCGCTCCGTAAAGAGGTGCGCAACTATCCGGCGATTCCTTTATTGCTGGAAGGGGCGAATGAGGAAGTGATGCGCAGGCTGCGTTCAGTAGCCCAGAGCGTAAGTCCTGACATCAGGGAAGTCAATTCTCAGCAACGCCTCCAGTTACACCTGGCGGCCGTATTGTGTAACAACTTTACCAATCACCTGATAGCCAGGGCAAAACGTTACTGTGAAGGCGCCGGACTTGATTTCTCTCTCCTGCAACCTATTATTAAGGAGACTTTTGACAGACTTGAGAAATTCCCGCCGGAATCTGTACAGACTGGTCCCGCTATGCGGAAGGATGAAAATACCATGGCCAGACATCGTGGACTGATTGAAGATGAGGAGTACCTCAAACTGATCTACCAGGTGATGTCGGATAGTATCTATGACTTTCACAACAGCTGA
- the topA gene encoding type I DNA topoisomerase, with protein MAKNLVIVESPAKAKTIEKILGKDFEVKSCFGHIRDLEKDDMGIDIANNFKPKYTIPDDKEKIVKELKKLAKDTDEVWLATDEDREGEAISWHLCEVLGLDPDVTKRIVFHEITKPAIERAVQQPRLLDMNLVNAQQARRILDRIVGFELSPVLWRKMSMRNSLSAGRVQSVAVRLIVEREREINTFNAVSSFKVEAFFTAKDLQGKNITFKAEGPTRFKTAEDAEKFLQQCIGAAYSVKDIQVKPGKKSPAAPFTTSTLQQEASRKLGYSVSKTMLLAQKLYESGKITYMRTDSVNLSDTALGDIQNAITTNYGQRYHQHRKFKNKNESAQEAHEAIRPTYMENATVDDSDTKKLYELIWKRTIASQMSDAELEKTIAKIDISTNHEELTASGEVLKFDGFLKIYMEGKDDEDVSDEEESDGSLPALTVKQALDLKEMKATERYSRPAPRYTEASLVKKLEELGIGRPSTYAPTITTVQKRGYVEKRDKEGIKRDFRILSLKADKITKVTESENTGAEKSKLFPTDLGMIVTDFLNQYFSSVMDYGFTAKIEGEFDEVAHGKKIWNKMLNDFYTPFHKDVENTLEKAERVKGERQLGTDQETGKPIVARMGRYGPMIQIGKAEDEEKPKFAKMKSTQSIETITLEEAMELFRLPRNLGQFEDQDVLVNIGRFGPYAAHNKQFYSLKKEMDPYTVELDEIAPLIVEKRTAKDERTIKIFEKEKIQILKGPYGPYIKQGLRNYKIPKEKIDAAADITLEEAKAIIEDVKANPPKKKAPPRKKKAE; from the coding sequence ATGGCAAAAAATCTAGTAATAGTTGAGTCTCCGGCGAAAGCCAAGACGATAGAAAAGATACTGGGCAAAGACTTCGAGGTAAAGTCCTGCTTTGGTCACATCCGTGATCTGGAGAAGGATGACATGGGTATCGACATCGCCAACAACTTCAAACCTAAGTACACTATACCTGACGATAAAGAGAAGATTGTTAAGGAATTAAAGAAACTCGCCAAAGACACTGACGAAGTTTGGCTAGCAACGGATGAGGACCGTGAGGGTGAGGCCATTTCATGGCATTTGTGCGAAGTACTCGGACTGGATCCTGACGTAACCAAGCGTATCGTCTTCCATGAAATCACCAAGCCTGCCATCGAAAGAGCCGTACAACAACCCCGTCTATTAGATATGAACCTGGTCAATGCCCAGCAGGCCAGACGTATTCTTGACAGAATAGTAGGTTTTGAATTATCTCCGGTGCTCTGGCGTAAAATGAGCATGCGTAATTCATTGTCTGCCGGCCGTGTACAATCTGTTGCGGTAAGACTGATCGTGGAGCGTGAACGTGAAATCAATACATTCAATGCCGTTAGCAGTTTTAAAGTAGAAGCTTTCTTTACTGCTAAAGATCTTCAGGGCAAAAATATTACTTTTAAGGCAGAAGGACCTACCCGTTTCAAGACGGCGGAAGATGCCGAAAAGTTCCTGCAGCAGTGCATTGGCGCTGCTTACTCCGTGAAAGACATTCAGGTAAAACCAGGTAAAAAATCACCTGCCGCACCTTTTACAACGTCTACACTCCAGCAGGAAGCCAGCCGTAAACTGGGCTACAGCGTTTCCAAAACCATGCTGCTCGCTCAGAAACTCTATGAAAGTGGTAAGATCACTTACATGCGTACTGACTCCGTGAACCTGTCAGATACAGCCCTCGGGGATATCCAGAACGCTATCACGACTAACTACGGTCAGCGATACCACCAACACCGTAAGTTCAAGAACAAGAATGAATCAGCACAGGAAGCGCACGAAGCCATCCGTCCTACATATATGGAAAATGCGACTGTCGATGACAGTGATACCAAAAAACTGTATGAACTGATCTGGAAGCGTACCATCGCCAGCCAGATGAGTGATGCAGAACTGGAAAAGACCATCGCAAAAATCGATATCTCCACCAACCACGAAGAGCTTACTGCCAGTGGTGAAGTGCTGAAATTCGACGGATTCCTGAAAATATACATGGAAGGTAAAGACGATGAAGATGTAAGCGATGAAGAAGAATCAGACGGTTCTTTACCTGCCCTCACGGTTAAACAGGCACTCGATCTGAAAGAAATGAAGGCGACAGAACGTTATAGCCGTCCTGCTCCCCGTTATACAGAGGCAAGCCTGGTAAAGAAACTGGAGGAACTCGGTATCGGTCGTCCATCTACTTACGCGCCAACTATTACAACCGTACAAAAACGCGGGTACGTAGAGAAACGCGATAAGGAAGGTATAAAAAGAGACTTCCGCATCCTGAGCCTGAAGGCTGACAAGATCACGAAAGTAACAGAAAGCGAAAATACCGGTGCGGAGAAATCCAAACTGTTCCCGACAGACCTCGGCATGATCGTGACCGACTTCCTGAACCAGTATTTCAGCTCCGTAATGGACTACGGTTTTACCGCCAAGATCGAAGGAGAGTTTGACGAAGTGGCACATGGTAAGAAGATCTGGAATAAGATGCTGAACGACTTCTATACGCCTTTCCATAAAGATGTGGAAAACACACTGGAAAAAGCAGAAAGAGTAAAAGGCGAACGTCAGCTCGGAACCGACCAGGAAACTGGCAAACCAATCGTAGCACGTATGGGACGTTATGGCCCGATGATCCAGATCGGTAAAGCGGAAGACGAGGAAAAACCGAAGTTCGCAAAAATGAAGTCCACCCAAAGTATAGAAACCATTACTTTAGAGGAAGCAATGGAACTGTTCAGACTTCCCCGTAACCTGGGACAGTTTGAAGATCAGGACGTCCTTGTGAACATCGGACGCTTCGGACCATACGCAGCACATAATAAACAATTCTATTCCCTGAAAAAGGAAATGGACCCATACACAGTGGAGCTGGATGAAATAGCACCGCTGATCGTGGAAAAAAGAACTGCTAAAGACGAGCGTACCATCAAGATCTTCGAAAAAGAAAAGATCCAGATACTCAAAGGCCCATACGGACCATATATTAAACAGGGGCTTAGAAACTATAAGATCCCTAAAGAAAAGATCGACGCCGCTGCTGACATCACACTGGAAGAAGCCAAAGCAATCATTGAAGATGTGAAGGCAAATCCTCCAAAGAAAAAAGCGCCTCCGAGGAAGAAAAAGGCGGAATAA
- a CDS encoding iron chaperone translates to MKNTAPDINTYIADFPENVQAILQQVRATIHKAAPEATEDIKYAIPTFVLNGNLVHFAAFKSHIGFYPTPTGIEEFEKELSAYKQGKGSVQFPLDQPMPLDLITRIVKYRVKQNAEKKKK, encoded by the coding sequence ATGAAAAACACCGCCCCGGATATCAACACTTATATCGCCGATTTCCCCGAAAATGTACAGGCAATCCTTCAGCAGGTGCGCGCTACTATTCACAAAGCAGCTCCTGAAGCAACAGAAGACATTAAATATGCCATACCAACATTCGTATTAAACGGCAACCTGGTGCATTTTGCCGCATTTAAAAGCCATATCGGCTTCTACCCCACCCCAACGGGTATCGAAGAATTTGAGAAAGAGTTATCTGCATATAAACAAGGAAAGGGGTCTGTACAGTTTCCATTAGACCAGCCAATGCCGCTGGATCTGATCACACGGATCGTAAAATACCGGGTTAAACAAAACGCTGAAAAGAAGAAGAAGTAA
- a CDS encoding carboxy terminal-processing peptidase, producing MRRMKVIIPVALLSISMGVLAFSKLHKQDPPGRYEVIMGLVGQILTQGHYQPKEINDAYSKEVFDKYLKSLDPEKKFFLKSDVQGLQTVATHIDDELQGAPLDCFNAVNTLIKQRVTEAAAIYPELLSQPFDFSKEEKVTLDPDKIDYPADAEARKDAWRKVLKYRVLEKYVELQESRDKQKDQKDKAAAEKPKTDAELEAEARTKVKSVYDRYFDRLKNKQDDNERFSLFINAITTTMDPHTDFFPPAEKRAFEEQMAGKFFGIGAQLKEEDGKIKITSIVTGSASWKDGRLKANDAILKVAQGDKEPVDVTGYAVEDAVKLIRGSKGSVVKLTVKSVDGTQKVIDIVRDEVVLDDTFAKSAIINGQHKLGYIYLPEFYADFNDRNGARCAEDVAKEITKLKAENVEGIILDLRFNGGGSLQDVVQMAGLFIPEGPIVQVKSRSGDPMILRDRDKSVQYGGPLAIMVNEYSASASEIMAAAMQDYKRAVIIGSNTFGKGTVQRMLNLDDFYSNKEIGALGAIKLTQQKFYRANGGSTQLKGVTSDILLPDPYYEVAERKDDDALAWDEIPKAPYTTWIDPVPVDALKRSSEKRMASSEAFKMMNENITTLKKMESQETYSLNMLTYKAEQKTNTNALKRYDAVNDKVKELNIVSLRVDLDRLASDSSKLARNKDWLKFRQKDIYLDEAVNVMNDLIALSYPKLQGKPANK from the coding sequence ATGAGAAGAATGAAAGTGATTATACCAGTTGCCCTGCTCTCCATCTCAATGGGGGTTTTAGCATTCAGCAAACTGCATAAACAAGACCCTCCGGGCAGATACGAAGTGATCATGGGCCTGGTAGGACAAATACTCACTCAGGGACACTATCAGCCTAAGGAGATTAATGACGCCTATTCAAAGGAAGTTTTTGATAAATATCTGAAGAGCCTGGACCCCGAGAAGAAGTTTTTCCTGAAAAGTGATGTGCAGGGACTGCAAACAGTCGCGACACATATCGATGATGAACTGCAGGGTGCTCCATTGGATTGCTTCAATGCGGTGAACACGCTGATCAAACAGCGTGTAACCGAAGCAGCAGCGATCTATCCGGAACTGCTCTCGCAGCCATTTGATTTCAGCAAAGAGGAAAAAGTAACACTGGATCCTGATAAAATCGATTATCCTGCCGATGCGGAAGCCCGCAAGGACGCCTGGAGGAAAGTGTTGAAATATCGTGTGCTGGAGAAATATGTAGAGTTACAGGAAAGCCGCGACAAACAAAAAGATCAGAAAGATAAAGCAGCTGCCGAAAAACCTAAGACCGATGCTGAACTGGAAGCAGAAGCAAGGACGAAGGTGAAAAGCGTATATGACCGTTACTTTGATCGTTTGAAAAACAAACAGGATGATAACGAACGTTTCAGCCTGTTTATCAATGCGATCACCACTACCATGGACCCGCACACTGACTTCTTCCCGCCTGCTGAAAAGCGTGCATTTGAAGAGCAGATGGCTGGTAAGTTCTTCGGTATCGGCGCTCAGCTGAAAGAAGAAGATGGTAAGATTAAAATCACCAGCATCGTAACTGGTAGCGCCAGCTGGAAAGACGGTCGTCTTAAAGCGAATGACGCGATCCTGAAAGTAGCGCAGGGTGATAAAGAACCTGTAGACGTAACCGGTTATGCCGTTGAAGATGCGGTAAAACTGATCCGTGGTAGCAAAGGTTCTGTGGTGAAACTGACCGTGAAGAGTGTAGATGGTACACAGAAAGTGATTGACATCGTGCGTGATGAAGTGGTACTCGACGATACATTTGCGAAATCAGCCATTATCAATGGCCAGCACAAACTGGGTTATATCTATCTGCCTGAATTCTATGCAGACTTCAACGACAGAAATGGCGCCCGTTGTGCAGAAGACGTTGCAAAAGAGATCACCAAACTGAAAGCAGAGAATGTAGAAGGTATTATTCTTGATCTGCGTTTCAATGGTGGTGGTTCCCTGCAGGATGTTGTACAGATGGCCGGCCTGTTCATTCCGGAAGGTCCGATCGTACAGGTAAAATCCCGTAGCGGCGATCCGATGATCCTGCGTGACCGTGATAAGAGTGTACAGTATGGTGGTCCGCTGGCCATCATGGTGAATGAATACAGCGCTTCCGCTTCTGAGATCATGGCTGCTGCCATGCAGGATTACAAACGTGCGGTGATCATTGGTAGCAATACCTTTGGTAAAGGTACCGTACAGCGTATGCTGAACCTGGACGACTTCTATTCCAATAAGGAAATAGGGGCACTGGGAGCGATCAAACTGACACAGCAGAAATTCTACCGTGCAAACGGTGGTTCTACACAGCTGAAAGGTGTGACTTCCGATATCCTGCTGCCAGATCCTTATTATGAAGTAGCAGAACGTAAAGATGATGATGCGCTGGCATGGGATGAAATTCCTAAAGCGCCTTACACTACCTGGATCGATCCGGTGCCTGTAGATGCACTGAAGAGAAGCAGCGAAAAACGTATGGCTTCCAGTGAGGCATTCAAAATGATGAATGAAAATATCACCACCCTGAAGAAAATGGAAAGCCAGGAAACGTATTCACTGAATATGCTGACGTATAAAGCAGAGCAGAAGACGAACACCAATGCCCTGAAACGTTATGACGCAGTGAATGACAAGGTGAAAGAATTGAACATTGTTAGTCTAAGAGTTGACCTGGACAGACTGGCCAGCGATTCTTCTAAACTGGCACGCAATAAAGACTGGTTGAAATTCAGACAAAAAGATATCTATCTGGATGAAGCAGTGAATGTGATGAATGACCTGATTGCCTTGTCTTATCCAAAATTACAGGGTAAACCGGCCAATAAATAA
- a CDS encoding transglutaminase-like domain-containing protein encodes MHETKEINALFHLLDDPDQEVYDTVANKILLFGKEIIPNLENLWENTVDESIQERIEQLIHRVHYSDLQVALQQWSKAETPDLLQGAILVARYQFPDMQPGQVVAEIERIKRNIWLELNNYLTPLEQINVLNSMIYNYFGLKGEEVAYVRKNQFFINQVIESRKGNPLTNGIVYQSLCAMLDLPVYAVNIPRQFILGYFDTFYDFNEMPRPDDTRILFFIDPIQGQIYSHQDVEGYLKRMSIPATPYYFQPQSNKRVIQFLLEELIKCFQDDKDAFRRDELKTLIKLLDDKQQEE; translated from the coding sequence ATGCACGAGACCAAAGAAATAAATGCTTTGTTCCACCTGCTGGACGATCCCGATCAGGAGGTGTATGATACTGTTGCCAACAAGATTTTATTGTTTGGAAAAGAGATCATCCCTAATCTGGAAAATCTGTGGGAAAATACAGTGGATGAGTCTATCCAGGAAAGGATAGAACAGCTGATCCATCGTGTGCATTACAGCGATTTACAGGTAGCCCTTCAGCAATGGAGTAAAGCCGAAACGCCAGACCTCCTGCAGGGCGCTATTCTTGTAGCCCGCTATCAGTTTCCTGATATGCAACCCGGACAGGTGGTCGCTGAAATAGAACGGATCAAAAGGAATATCTGGCTGGAACTGAATAACTATCTCACGCCACTGGAACAGATCAATGTGCTCAACAGCATGATCTATAATTACTTCGGACTGAAAGGTGAAGAAGTAGCCTACGTGCGGAAGAACCAGTTTTTCATCAACCAGGTCATCGAATCCCGTAAGGGTAACCCGCTGACCAACGGTATCGTATACCAGAGTCTTTGCGCGATGCTGGACCTGCCCGTATACGCGGTGAATATCCCCCGCCAGTTCATCCTGGGTTATTTCGATACCTTCTATGACTTTAACGAAATGCCCAGACCAGACGATACCCGTATTCTGTTCTTTATCGACCCTATTCAGGGCCAGATCTACTCCCATCAGGACGTAGAAGGCTATCTGAAAAGGATGTCCATACCGGCTACTCCTTATTACTTTCAACCGCAGTCAAATAAACGCGTTATACAATTCCTGCTGGAAGAACTGATCAAATGCTTTCAGGACGATAAAGACGCCTTTAGAAGAGATGAACTGAAAACACTGATTAAACTGCTGGATGATAAACAACAGGAGGAATAA
- a CDS encoding KdsC family phosphatase, which translates to MNILALFKPISTFVFDVDGVLTDGTVQLLPNGDQSRRMNIKDGYALQLAVKKGYRVVIISGGKSESVVSRLQGLGIKDIYTGVLDKQEKLQDYAFENDLKWEEILFMGDDIPDYRAMQLVGLPVCPADAAPEIKSICRYVSPVNGGFGCVREVIEKVLKLNDHWMMDEEIASR; encoded by the coding sequence ATGAACATCTTAGCTCTCTTTAAGCCTATTTCCACTTTTGTTTTTGATGTTGACGGCGTGTTGACAGATGGTACAGTACAGTTATTGCCCAACGGCGACCAATCCCGCAGAATGAATATCAAGGACGGCTATGCATTACAGCTGGCGGTTAAAAAAGGATATCGGGTGGTGATCATCTCAGGTGGAAAATCGGAGAGTGTGGTGAGCCGTCTGCAGGGCCTGGGCATCAAAGATATTTATACCGGTGTGCTGGATAAACAGGAGAAATTACAGGACTACGCATTTGAAAACGACCTGAAATGGGAAGAGATCCTGTTTATGGGAGACGATATTCCTGATTACAGGGCTATGCAACTGGTAGGACTGCCGGTATGTCCTGCAGATGCCGCACCGGAAATCAAAAGCATATGCCGTTATGTGTCGCCGGTCAACGGAGGTTTTGGCTGTGTGCGGGAAGTGATCGAAAAAGTACTGAAACTGAACGATCACTGGATGATGGATGAGGAGATTGCCAGCAGATAA
- a CDS encoding geranylgeranylglycerol-phosphate geranylgeranyltransferase → MKLLIAFFRLVRYPNLIYIALTQFLLQYCVVAPVLTYNGETPSLSWLSFCLLSFSTVLIAAAGNIINDYFDINIDIINKPEKMVLDKIINRRWAMAWHTIFNMAGVSIGFIVAWRIGVIYLGFTQVICSLILWFYSTSFKRQVLIGNVLISLLTALAVVVVGFYEKQIYESFEAIMSPIGRKLIQVIGVYALFAFIISLIREIVKDLEDMLGDSKDGCRTIPIVWGVNPAKQICNALMLALLILILLVQIRIAFIGWWPAIIYLALLVQAPVFYIYILLKKAHLPEHYHKVSSLVKWLMLSGILSMIFFKILL, encoded by the coding sequence ATGAAATTGCTGATTGCCTTCTTCAGGCTGGTCCGATATCCAAATCTTATTTATATAGCGCTGACCCAATTCCTGTTACAGTATTGCGTGGTGGCGCCGGTACTGACCTATAACGGAGAAACGCCTTCGCTTTCCTGGCTGTCTTTCTGCCTGTTATCTTTCTCTACAGTGCTGATAGCGGCTGCAGGCAATATTATCAATGACTATTTTGACATCAATATAGATATCATCAACAAGCCGGAAAAGATGGTGCTTGATAAGATCATCAATCGCCGCTGGGCGATGGCCTGGCACACCATATTTAATATGGCCGGCGTTTCCATTGGCTTTATTGTGGCCTGGCGTATCGGTGTGATCTACCTCGGATTTACCCAGGTGATCTGCTCCCTGATACTCTGGTTTTATTCTACCTCTTTCAAACGTCAGGTGCTGATCGGGAACGTACTGATTTCATTGCTGACGGCGCTGGCGGTAGTGGTAGTCGGCTTTTATGAGAAGCAGATTTATGAAAGCTTCGAAGCCATCATGTCGCCCATCGGCAGAAAGCTGATACAGGTGATCGGCGTATATGCCCTGTTCGCTTTTATCATTTCCCTGATCCGGGAAATCGTAAAAGACCTGGAAGATATGCTGGGGGATAGCAAAGACGGTTGCCGTACTATTCCGATTGTATGGGGTGTGAATCCGGCCAAACAGATCTGTAATGCACTGATGCTGGCATTGCTGATCCTGATCCTGCTGGTGCAGATCCGGATTGCGTTTATCGGCTGGTGGCCGGCTATTATCTATCTGGCACTGCTGGTTCAGGCGCCTGTTTTTTATATTTATATCCTATTGAAAAAGGCACATCTGCCGGAACATTATCATAAAGTGAGTTCGCTTGTGAAATGGCTGATGCTGTCTGGTATTCTTTCCATGATCTTCTTTAAAATATTGCTCTGA
- a CDS encoding MFS transporter, translating to MDNPATIKNDPYASLRIPEFNYYLVIRFALVFALAMQFTIVEWKVNALTHDPFALGLIGLAEVIPAVLIAPFAGHIVDKREKRGLLLLCVIAYIIIGSGLFLLTWDKAVEGIPTKWVLNMVYFLVFLGGVARSFLSPANFSLMALIVPRTLYANASTWSSSSWQIGGMAGPALGGLFIYFLGIHWSMLLVVGVFFAPLYCLIKIKPKPIHYKAQGESFVDGLTKGMRFVWKTKVVLNAMALDMFAVLFGGAVSMLPIFATDVLHVGSLEFGFLRAAVAVGSLTTMFVLAYKPLVYHPGLKLLAAVFGFGLCIIVFGLSTSFLLSFFALLISGMLDGISVIIRQTILQLKTPDDMRGRVAAVSSMFVGSSNELGAFESGFMARLMGLVPSVVFGGCVTLGVVITTYIISPAMRKLDLKA from the coding sequence GTGGATAATCCGGCGACTATCAAGAACGACCCATACGCTTCGTTACGCATACCAGAATTCAACTATTATCTTGTCATCCGTTTTGCGCTGGTCTTCGCACTGGCCATGCAATTTACCATCGTTGAATGGAAAGTAAATGCCCTCACGCACGATCCTTTTGCCCTCGGTCTTATCGGACTTGCAGAAGTGATACCGGCAGTATTGATTGCGCCTTTCGCCGGTCATATTGTCGATAAACGGGAAAAAAGAGGTTTGCTGCTGCTGTGTGTCATTGCTTATATCATCATCGGATCGGGATTGTTCCTGCTTACCTGGGACAAAGCTGTAGAAGGTATCCCTACAAAATGGGTACTCAATATGGTCTATTTCCTCGTATTCCTCGGCGGTGTAGCCAGGTCTTTCCTTAGTCCGGCCAACTTCTCTCTCATGGCGCTGATCGTACCCAGAACCCTCTACGCCAATGCATCTACCTGGAGCAGCAGTTCCTGGCAGATTGGTGGTATGGCGGGACCGGCACTCGGTGGCCTGTTCATTTACTTCCTGGGTATCCACTGGTCGATGCTCCTTGTAGTAGGCGTCTTCTTTGCTCCTTTGTATTGCCTGATCAAGATCAAACCTAAACCGATCCATTATAAAGCCCAGGGCGAAAGCTTTGTCGATGGCCTGACCAAAGGCATGCGTTTCGTGTGGAAAACCAAAGTGGTATTGAATGCGATGGCGCTGGATATGTTTGCCGTATTGTTTGGCGGAGCAGTATCTATGCTGCCGATCTTTGCAACAGATGTACTGCATGTAGGTTCACTGGAATTCGGTTTCCTGCGTGCCGCCGTGGCGGTGGGCTCCCTGACGACCATGTTCGTACTGGCATACAAACCCCTGGTCTATCATCCGGGACTGAAGCTGCTGGCGGCTGTTTTCGGCTTCGGACTGTGTATCATCGTATTCGGACTTTCCACCAGTTTCCTGCTCTCCTTCTTTGCACTGCTGATCAGTGGCATGCTGGACGGTATCAGTGTAATTATTCGTCAGACCATCCTGCAACTGAAAACGCCCGACGATATGCGCGGTCGTGTAGCAGCGGTAAGCTCCATGTTTGTGGGTTCTTCCAACGAACTGGGCGCATTCGAAAGCGGCTTTATGGCCCGTTTGATGGGCCTCGTGCCTTCCGTAGTTTTCGGCGGATGTGTGACATTAGGAGTAGTTATCACCACCTATATCATTTCCCCCGCCATGCGTAAACTGGATCTCAAAGCCTGA